The genomic window CGCTTTCACAAATCCCCGAAATGATCGCCTCCGGGGAGATTACCCACGCCTTGAATATTGCAGCCCTTTACCATTATTTCCGTTTATCTGGAAAATAGCCGTATCTGTGCATCCTCAAAATAGGCTCTTTGCGGATCAATAAAGATTTGATATAAAGGTCCTGTGCGAGTCGTTATCCTGAACCACTTTTTTTACCCGGACGAAGCTGCTACTGCCCAACTCAACGGGGACTTGGCACAGTCTTTATCAGAATCTGACGACATCACGGTCATCGGACTCTGTGGTGTGACACGTTACGCCCTTAAGGAAAAACAAGCACCCGGATCTTCCCGGTGGGAAAAAGTAACCATCCAAAGGATGGCTTGCACGGATTTCGGCACAAAAAACATTCCCGGACGCCTGAGCGACTACGCGACATTTTTTTTTCAAGCGATACGGTACCTTCTCTTTGGCCCAAAAAGCGATCTGGTCATCGCCATGACGTCCCCCCCCCTCATCGTTATTGCGGGAGTCTTGGCAAAGATATTTCGTGGCACAAAATTAATTTATTGGGTACAGGATCTTTACCCAGAGATCATCGCCCCTGAATCCTCCAAACGGGAAAGGCCCGTCTTCCGGGCCCTGATGCATATCGCCCAATGGGTCGATAAACATACAGACATGCATGTCGTTCCCGGTGAATGTATGAGGGAAACCCTCCGGAAAAGGTCAACCGGACGAAAAATGAATATTGAAGTCATCCCAAACTGGTCAATCGTTCCTACAAACGCAAGTACCCCGCTTACCACCATGGATTTTAGGGAAAAATGGGATTTGGAAAAACGTTTTGTTATTATGTACAGCGGTAACCTCGGCCGCGCCCATGATTGGAATACCATTGCCGAAGGTTTTCGCCTCGTTTATGAAAAACACCCCGGTGCTGTCCTGCTCATTATCGGATATGGTTATGGTAAAGACCGCTTGGCTCAATGGCACACTTCCCGCCAGGATATCCCTGTCACCTTTCTCCCACACCAACCGCGTTCAGACCTCAAAACAATCTTGGGCAGCGCCGACCTCCACCTGATTAGCCAGAGTCCCGAGTTCGACGGCCTTGTTGTGCCCTCGAAATTTTACGGAATCGCCTCGGTATTCAAACCCGTTCACTTTATCGGTTCCCTCCATAATACCGTTTCAAAAACCATCCACACGCATTGCCTCGGTAGTGTATCCCAGGCGTATGATCCCGAGCAATTTGCTTCCTGTGTTTCAAAATTCATTTCACACCCCGACTACGCAGTAAATTGCGCTCAAGCGATGGAGGAATGGTACTTACGTGAAGGCACTCCCGGTGTCCCACTGGCCCACTGGAAAAAGGCGATCAAAGCTTTATCCCAGAGATAAAAAAAAGACGGCCTCGAAAATCGGGCCGTCTTTTGCAAGAATATATTCTGAAGCGAAAAAAACTACTTCAGGAT from Verrucomicrobiota bacterium includes these protein-coding regions:
- a CDS encoding glycosyltransferase family 4 protein, whose amino-acid sequence is MRVVILNHFFYPDEAATAQLNGDLAQSLSESDDITVIGLCGVTRYALKEKQAPGSSRWEKVTIQRMACTDFGTKNIPGRLSDYATFFFQAIRYLLFGPKSDLVIAMTSPPLIVIAGVLAKIFRGTKLIYWVQDLYPEIIAPESSKRERPVFRALMHIAQWVDKHTDMHVVPGECMRETLRKRSTGRKMNIEVIPNWSIVPTNASTPLTTMDFREKWDLEKRFVIMYSGNLGRAHDWNTIAEGFRLVYEKHPGAVLLIIGYGYGKDRLAQWHTSRQDIPVTFLPHQPRSDLKTILGSADLHLISQSPEFDGLVVPSKFYGIASVFKPVHFIGSLHNTVSKTIHTHCLGSVSQAYDPEQFASCVSKFISHPDYAVNCAQAMEEWYLREGTPGVPLAHWKKAIKALSQR